One window of the Marmota flaviventris isolate mMarFla1 chromosome 2, mMarFla1.hap1, whole genome shotgun sequence genome contains the following:
- the Sh2d7 gene encoding SH2 domain-containing protein 7, producing the protein MEGSLKQLSLGRETEETRDSQALAELQELAMKWFMETQAPFILQNGALPPWFHGFITRKQTEQLLRDKALGSFLIRLSDRAAGYILSYRGSDRCRHFVINQLRNRRYLISGDTLSHSTLAELVRHYQEVQLEPFGETLAAACPRPEDNDLYDAITLGLHQTNLENPPASPTVVPNKAASPCPSAKPQVSFLHTKKSLDVSPWNPSKEESTETPTKVPPLPERSTSLLDESFSGPSDIIYADLKKMNQARLGPGTEASSRHGSIPASSQACSLGREVLKRPSDGDQNRPDGPGPALSGVSPDQGSTMSSTSWGFLLAPSSEALGSRAATWRQGFLKQGHEAQSCSQGSSADSYELVGTADQGGSPYEQIPACWSGPARPPHPGASPTYSKLSRPADCSYEKILGTPELPEPGNTYEQIPAAKSKESGRTHKVSSMGGMGG; encoded by the exons ATGGAGGGAAGCCTGAAGCAGCTCAGCCTGGGGAGGGAGACTGAGGAAACAAGGGACAGCCAGGCCCTGGCTGAGCTCCAGGAACTAGCCATGAAATGGTTCATGGAGACCCAAGCCCCCTTCATCCTGCAGAATGGGGCCCTGCCCCCCTGGTTTCATGGATTCATCACCCGCAA GCAGACGGAGCAGCTACTCAGGGACAAAGCTCTCGGTTCCTTCCTCATCCGCCTCAGTGACAGGGCTGCCGGCTACATCTTGTCCTACAG GGGCAGCGATCGCTGCCGGCATTTTGTTATCAACCAGCTCCGAAACCGTCGCTACCTCATCTCGGGTGACACCCTCAGCCACAGCACCCTGGCCGAGCTGGTGCGCCATTACCAGGAAGTGCAGCTCGAGCCCTTTGGGGAGACCTTGGCTGCTGCCTGCCCCCGG CCAGAGGACAATGATCTGTATGATGCTATCACCCTGGGCCTCCACCAGACCAACCTGGAAAATCCACCTGCATCCCCCACAGTGGTCCCCAACAAGGctgccagcccctgcccctctgcAAAGCCACAGGTCTCCTTCCTCCACACAAAGAAGAGCCTGGATGTGAGTCCCTGGAACCCCTCCAAGGAGGAAAGCACGGAG ACCCCCACCAAGGTACcccccctccctgagaggagtACCTCCCTCCTGGATGAGTCTTTTTCAGGCCCCAGTGACATCATCTACGCAGACCTGAAGAAGATGAACCAGGCACGGCTAGGCCCGGGCACAGAAGCATCCAGCAGGCATGGGTCAATTCCAGCTAGCAGCCAGGCCTGCTCCCTAGGCAGGGAGGTTCTGAAGAGACCTTCAGATGGAGACCAGAATAGACCTGATGGCCCAGGGCCTGCCCTCTCTGGGGTGAGTCCCGACCAGGGCTCTACAATGTCTTCCACATCCTGGGGGTTTCTCCTGGCCCCCAGTTCTGAGGCCCTGGGATCTCGGGCTGCTACCTGGAGGCAGGGGTTTCTGAAACAAGGTCACGAGGCTCAGTCCTGCTCCCAGGGCAGCTCTGCAGATTCCTATGAGCTTGTTGGGACAGCAGACCAAGGAGGCAGTCCTTATGAGCAGATTCCAGCTTGTTGGAGTGGCCCAGCTAGGCCTCCACATCCTGGGGCCAGTCCCACATATAGCAAACTGTCAAGGCCTGCGGACTGTAGCTATGAGAAGATCTTGGGGACCCCAGAGCTCCCAGAGCCTGGGAACACCTATGAGCAAATCCCAGCAGCCAAGAGCAAGGAGTCTGGACGAACACACAAGGTGAGCTCTATGGGTGGGATGGGAGGCTAG